The proteins below come from a single Papaver somniferum cultivar HN1 chromosome 11, ASM357369v1, whole genome shotgun sequence genomic window:
- the LOC113323971 gene encoding major latex protein 15-like, giving the protein MGHHAVSGLVGKLMTEIEVHCGADKFYNIWKYHEEVPQAVPHLFTGVKVIQGDGLESGCIKEWDYIVEGKALNGKEVSTYNDEKRTIHHLSLGGDLKKDYEKFNYKKINYIIEVKPKPSGNGSIVSWSIVYEKVNEESPVPFDYLKFFHQNIVDMNSHICESE; this is encoded by the exons ATGGGTCATCATGCTGTTTCCGGTCTAGTAGGGAAACTTATGACAGAAATAGAGGTACATTGTGGTGCAGACAAATTTTACAATATTTGGAAGTACCATGAAGAAGTTCCACAGGCAGTTCCGCATCTTTTTACTGGCGTCAAAGTTATCCAAGGAGATGGACTTGAATCCGGTTGTATCAAGGAATGGGACTACATCGTTG AGGGGAAGGCGTTGAACGGTAAAGAGGTATCAACATACAATGACGAAAAAAGGACGATTCATCACCTTTCACTCGGAGGAGACTTGAAGAAGGATTATGAGAAGTTTAATTACAAGAAGATTAATTATATAATTGAAGTTAAACCGAAGCCTAGTGGAAATGGAAGTATTGTGAGTTGGTCTATTGTGTATGAGAAAGTAAATGAGGAGTCTCCAGTTCCCTTCGATTATCTAAAATTCTTCCACCAGAACATCGTAGATATGAATTCTCACATTTGCGAATCTGAATAG
- the LOC113320281 gene encoding major latex protein 146-like — MAHHGVSGLVGKLVTELEVNCDADKFYQIYKQCKDVPNAVSHLFPDAKILEGDGLRSGCIKQWDYILEGKAMSCKEETTQNDEKRTLHHHVIEGDQMKDYKKFDVIIEVNPNPNGEGCTVTWSNVYEKINEDSPVPFNYLKFFHQNIVDMSSHICASG; from the exons ATGGCTCATCATGGTGTTTCAGGTTTGGTTGGGAAACTTGTAACTGAATTGGAGGTCAATTGTGATGCTGACAAATTCTATCAAATTTATAAGCAGTGTAAAGATGTTCCAAACGCAGTTTCTCATCTATTCCCTGACGCCAAAATTCTTGAAGGAGATGGACTTCGTTCCGGTTGTATCAAGCAATGGGACTATATTCTTG AGGGTAAGGCAATGAGCTGTAAGGAGGAAACGACACAGAATGATGAAAAAAGGACGTTGCACCACCATGTAATCGAAGGAGACCAGATGAAGGATTACAAGAAGTTTGATGTGATAATTGAAGTTAATCCAAACCCTAATGGAGAAGGATGCACTGTGACTTGGTCTAATGTGTATGAGAAAATAAATGAGGATTCTCCGGTTCCCTTTAATTATCTAAAGTTCTTCCATCAGAACATCGTAGATATGAGTTCTCACATTTGCGCTTCTGGATAA